From the Burkholderia sp. WP9 genome, the window GTTTGTCTCGCCCTCGCCGCAAGCGCCCTGTCCGCACCGATGCTCGCCCTCGCGCAATCAAACGCGCCGGTGACACGCGCCGAAGTTCGCAGCGATCTCGTGAAGATTGAAAAGGCAGGCTACAACCCGGCCGAACGTGATGACGCTACCTATCCGGCTGATATCCAGGCCGCAGAAGCGAAGGTCGTGGCGCAAACCAGCCAGCAACAGGCGACGCAGGGTTATGGCGGTTTGGCGCACAGCGGCAGTTCGTCCTCGGGTTCGCGCTCGTACGCCGCGACGCATACCAACTGCGTCGGTCCGGCCAGCTTCTGTACGCCGTACTTCGGCAGCTGAATGGTGCAGTCTCAGGTCTCTTTCGGGTCTCGTGCCGTCACTGCGCGCGCGGGGCCTGACTTGATCCTGATGTGATCTTCGCCATTTGATTTTCAACACCACTCACTCGCTTTCGTCGAAAACGGAGTCTCTCGTGAGATTGATGCCTCTCTTAGCCTCAGCCTTGTCATTGTCAGCCGGTCTTCTCGCGTCGAGCGGCGCAATGGCACAAAGCGCCCCGCCCAAAACCGCTGCAATCAAGAATATCGTTCTGGTGCACGGAGCGTGGGTGGACGGATCCGGCTGGAAACCGGTGTACGACATTCTGACCAAAGACGGCTACCACGTCAGCCTTGTGCAGGAACCGTTGACGTCACTTGAAGACGACGTAGCCGCAACGAAGCGCGTTCTCGATTTGCAGAACGGCCCGACCATCCTCGTGGCTCACAGCTATGGCGGCTCCGTCATCACGGAGGCGGGCGTTCATCCGAATGTGGTCGGACTGGTCTATGTCGCCGCGCATGCGCCGAACGTCGGCGAAGACGAAGCGGCGCTCGGCAAAGGCATGCCCAGTTACACGTCGCAACAGGCCGGCGCGATCAGGAAAACCGACGATGGCTACACGTACTTGAACCCCGCGGATTTTCCGAAGGACTTCGCCGCCGACCTGCCGCTCAAGACAGCAACATTCGAATCGAATGCTCAGATCCTGACTGCGGCGAAGGTGTTCTCGACCCCGCTGACGGCCGCCGCCTGGACGACCAAGCCGAGTTGGGGCATCGTGGCCGCCGACGACAAGATCATCAATCCCGATCTCGAGCGCTGGTACTACGCGCGAGCGCATAGCCACACGACGGTCATTCCCGGCGCGAGCCACTCGGTGTATGAGTCGCGTCCGAAGGAAGTGGCGGCAGTCATCGAAGACGCCGCACGGCACGCGCACGACTAACGCGCGACAGGGTCGGGAATCCGCACGCAATAGGCGTCCGGACAGCACGTCCGACCGTCCCTCGCTGCCCGCGTCCCGGCAAGGAACGCGGGCACGCCGCACTCCGCGCCTATACCCCCGCCAGCGCAGGCAGATCTATCGCGAACGAAACGCTGTCGCGTCGGCCGCTTACCTCATGCGGACGTGTCACCTGCGTCGAACGCGGCGCGTCCTCCATACGTCGTGGCAAAGGCGCTGGATAGCGCGCGCGTTTTTTTCCGAGAATGGCCTGACTCAGAAACTCGGCGCTATAGGCGTTCAGCAAGTGCCCATGGTGCGCTTCGATATACGCGGCGATCTGCGCCTGTTCGCCGTCGATCATAGCCAGCGACGCGAGCGTATGCGCATCCCAGCGGAAGCGCAGGCCGAGTTCGTCGAAGGCGGCGTTGTAAGCGCATAGTTGCGCCTGGATTTCAGCATCATGCGCGCTGTCGCCAGCGTTAGATTGGGCGGGATTCACGGTCTTCTCCTTCAGGCAGGTAGCAGGACGAAGAGTAGAAGCACGCACGAATAAACAACAGTTAAAGTTATTTCGAAAAACAATAACCTATTGTTTATATTTTGGTTTACCCCAACCCGCAAAAAGCGATCGAAATCCGTCCGTCCGCAGAGGGATTCCCACCCCAGATCGCCCTATGGATAAGGGCTGCGCCCCATCCATTATGAATACCTAATGCAAACCATAAAATGTTTTAACTTTCCCTTATTCCTGTTCTCGCGCAGCATCTTCTCAGACGTGCTGCACCTACGATTAGGGTTTTCATTGGTGCAGTTCTTTCTGGCCGACCATTGGCGCTTCACTGCCTGACAACCAACCGGCGACGAAGCGATTCGATCATGTAAGTCCAGCGTGCCGCTCGAGCGCGACGGAAGAGACAGGAGACGGAGACATGGGACATTCCGACGTATCGGACAGAGGCCGTACCGTGTTCACACATCACCGCTGGGTGCAACTCGCCATCGGCATTGTCTGCATGGGGCTCGTCGCGAATCTGCAGTATGCGTGGACGCTGTTCGTCGTGCCGATGGACAACGCCCACCATTGGGGACAAGCGGCGATCCAGAGCGCGTTCACGATCTTCATCGTTACCGAAACCTGGCTCGTGCCAGTCGAAGGCTGGCTCGTCGACAAGTTCGGGCCGCGCCCGGTTGTGATCGGCGGTTCGGTATGCGCGGCGCTCGGCTGGATCATCGACGCGCATGCCAGCAGTCTGACCGCGCTGTACGTTGCAGCGGTCATTGCCGGCATCGGCGCCGGCTGCGTGTACGGCACGTGCGTCGGCACGGCGCTCAAATGGTTTCCGGACAAACGCGGTCTCGCGGCAGGCTTGACCGCGGCGGGTTTCGGCGCAGGCGCGGCAGTCACCGTGATTCCAATCGCCGACATGATCCAGCGTTCGGGCTACGAGCACACGTTCATGTTCTTCGGCATTTTCCAGGGTGTTTGCATCCTGTTGCTCGCCACCATGCTGATTCGGCCGAAGCCGCCCGCCACCGCGGTCGTCGCCAAGCGCGTGGTGGCAAGCAAGATCGACTACACACCTGGCGAAATGATCCGCTCGCCGCTCTTCTGGGTGCTGTATCTGATGTTCGTGTTCGTCGCCGCTGGCGGCATCATCGCGACCGCGCAGCTCGGGCCGATTGCGAAAGAGTTCGGCTTTGCCAAGCTGCCGGTGAGTCTCATGGGCATCACGCTGCCGCTGCTCACCATGACGCTCTCGATCGACAACCTCTGCAACGGCTTCACCCGTCCCCTGTGCGGCTTTCTGTCTGACCGCATAGGCCGCGAGAACACGATGTTCATGATCTTTCTCGGCGAAGGGGTCGCGTTGCTGGGATTGATGCAGTTCGGCCATAACCCCTACGCATTCATGTTCTTCGCAGCCGCCGTGTTCCTGTGCTGGGGCGAGATCTTCTCGATCTTCCCCGCCACCTGCGCCGACACGTTCGGCAGCAAATACGCCGCCGCCAACGCCGGGACGCTTTATACCGCGAAGGGCACCGCTTCGATGCTGGTGCCGATTGCCTCGGTGTTGTCGGCGAACGGCGGGTGGAGCACGGTGTTCATCTCGGCGGCCGTGGTGTCGATCGCGGCAGCCGTGTCCGCCAAGTTCGTCCTCGCCCCCATGAGAAAGCGCTGGATCGAAAACTCGGGTGCGCGAGCCGGCGTGGTCATGGCCGAAGCGCGGCTGCAGCCGTCGTCCGGCGGCTCCCCCGAATAACCGACACCGTGAGCACCCAGCTCGCGACACACCCCACAACGCCCCGCCAACAAGGAGAGATGTCATGGCAGAAGCCGACCAGCCCACAACAGACGAAACGTTGAAACAACAGGCGACCGAAACGACCGACGGATTCCATCTCGTCATCGATGCGCTGAAACTGAACGACATCGACACGATCTTCGGCCTGGTCGGCATTCCGATCACCGACCTGGCGCGGCTAGCACAAGCGGAAGGAATGCGTTTCATCGGCTTTCGCCATGAACAACACGCGGGCAACGCGGCGGCCATTTCCGGCTATATGACGCAGAAGCCGGGGATTTGCCTGACGGTCTCGGCGCCGGGCTTTCTGAACGGCCTGACCGCGCTTGCCAACGCGACCACCAACTGCTTCCCGATGATCCTGATCAGCGGCTCCAGTGAACGCGAAATTGTCGACTTGCAGCAAGGCGATTACGAAGAAATGGATCAGTTGAACGCGGCCAAGCCTTATGCGAAGGCCGCTTATCGCGTGCTGCACGCGGAGGATATCGGCATCGGCGTAGCGCGGGCGATTCGAGCCGCCGTGTCGGGACGACCCGGTGGTGTGTATCTGGACTTGCCCGCCAAGTTGCTCGCACAAACGCTGGATGCCGTGAAGGCGCAGCAGTCGCTGGTACGAGTGGTCGACGCGGCGCCGCGCCAGTTGCCGGCACCGGAGTCGGTCAAGCGCGCAATCGATGTCCTCAAGAGCGCCAAACGGCCGCTGATTCTGCTCGGCAAG encodes:
- a CDS encoding DUF4148 domain-containing protein, with the protein product MKKALVCLALAASALSAPMLALAQSNAPVTRAEVRSDLVKIEKAGYNPAERDDATYPADIQAAEAKVVAQTSQQQATQGYGGLAHSGSSSSGSRSYAATHTNCVGPASFCTPYFGS
- a CDS encoding alpha/beta hydrolase gives rise to the protein MPLLASALSLSAGLLASSGAMAQSAPPKTAAIKNIVLVHGAWVDGSGWKPVYDILTKDGYHVSLVQEPLTSLEDDVAATKRVLDLQNGPTILVAHSYGGSVITEAGVHPNVVGLVYVAAHAPNVGEDEAALGKGMPSYTSQQAGAIRKTDDGYTYLNPADFPKDFAADLPLKTATFESNAQILTAAKVFSTPLTAAAWTTKPSWGIVAADDKIINPDLERWYYARAHSHTTVIPGASHSVYESRPKEVAAVIEDAARHAHD
- the oxlT gene encoding oxalate/formate MFS antiporter, producing the protein MGHSDVSDRGRTVFTHHRWVQLAIGIVCMGLVANLQYAWTLFVVPMDNAHHWGQAAIQSAFTIFIVTETWLVPVEGWLVDKFGPRPVVIGGSVCAALGWIIDAHASSLTALYVAAVIAGIGAGCVYGTCVGTALKWFPDKRGLAAGLTAAGFGAGAAVTVIPIADMIQRSGYEHTFMFFGIFQGVCILLLATMLIRPKPPATAVVAKRVVASKIDYTPGEMIRSPLFWVLYLMFVFVAAGGIIATAQLGPIAKEFGFAKLPVSLMGITLPLLTMTLSIDNLCNGFTRPLCGFLSDRIGRENTMFMIFLGEGVALLGLMQFGHNPYAFMFFAAAVFLCWGEIFSIFPATCADTFGSKYAAANAGTLYTAKGTASMLVPIASVLSANGGWSTVFISAAVVSIAAAVSAKFVLAPMRKRWIENSGARAGVVMAEARLQPSSGGSPE